ACCCAGTGCGCCGAGCTCGGCCCGTGTCAATGAACTCATGCCCACACGATGCGGACGTGCACCGACAGAACAAGCCGAAGCCGGGGTGGTCATCCCCAGATCCGAATTCATCCACAGGCGGCTGCGCAGAGTGCGTTATCCTGGCCTGAGGTGGCGACAACGCCCCTGAACGGCCTGGTGGTGTCCATCCCCGGCCCCTCTCACCGGTCATTCCCGCGGCAGGCGAACCCCACCCTCTCGGTGCTCATACGTCCGGGTCCGTCCGCGTCCGCAACGCCCCGTGCATCATCCAGGCCAGCTCACACCACAGATTGGAAACACCATGCCTCCCAACGCAATCACGAACGGCACCGAACGCGACCTCATCGAGGACCTGCTCGACCGTAACCGTGAAGCACTCATCGCCACCACGCGCGGCCTGTCCGAGACCGATGCCCGCCGGAAACTCGTTCCGTCGCTGACGACGCCGATCTCACTGATCAAGCACGCTGCCGCCGCGGAACGGATCTGGTTCCAACGGTTCTGGGCGGGTCTGGACGAATCCGAGTGCGACGGGTACTCGCGTCGCGACGAGGGCACCTTCGCCGTCGCCGACGACGAGACATTGGCCGATGTCATCGCCGAGTTCGAGCGCGCAAGCCAACGATCACGGGAGATCGCGTCGCGATTCGCCCTCGACGACATCAAGCACAGCCCGCGCGAAGGCACCGTCAGCATGCGGTGGACGCTGCTCATGTTCATCCAGAAATTCGCACGGCATGCCGGCCACGGTGACATCCTGCGTGAACAGATCGACGACCTCAACGCCGAAGACGGATAGTCGCTATGCGTGCGTGCCGACCAACCGACCGGGCCTCGTCAGCGCAACGAATCGCTCAGCGATCAGTCGATGGGTGGCGGCGTCGGGGTGCAGATTGTCGGGCAGTGGATGCGCCGCTTCATCGGCGTGCCCGTACAGGTCGAGACCGTCGACGTAGGTGAGATGAGGATCGTCCGCCTGCCGGCCGGCCATGATCTCGGCGAGCTGATCGCGTATCCCGCCGAGGGTGAGGCGGCGCAACCCCGCGTTGGGTACGAGAGCGTCGGCCGGGTCACCCAGCGCGACGAACCGCACCGTGCCGGACGCCAGAGCGTCGACATCGAAACTTCCCGGCCCCGGCGTCGTTTCGTGGATCCGGCAGTGCAGGGGCCCGATGACGATGAGCGGTGTGCTCGGGTGCCCGTCGCGGATGGTGTCGAGAAACCCGTGCACGGCGGGGCCGAACGCGCGCCGGCGCATCAGGTCGGCGTTCACCAGGTTGATGCCGATCTTGATGCTGATCAGGTCGGCGGGACGATCGCGAATCACCCTGGCCACGAAGGGATCGAGCATGGCACTGCCCGAGAACCCGAGGTTCACCAGATCGAGGTCCGCGTCGGAGGCCACCAAGGCCGGCCAGGTGGTGCTCGGCGTGTCGGCGTTGGAGCCCTGGCTGATGGAGCTGCCGTGGTGAACCCAGGTCGGCCGATCGTTGTGCGCGGGCGCAATCGGCGCGTCGGTACGCACCGCCACCACTTCTGTTCGCTCGTAATGCGGGAGCCAGACCTCGATCGTCTTGTCCTGCGCAGGCAATCCGTCGAAGCGCAACGTCGCGACCTCACCCGGCGCAGTCTCGGTCACGCCGGTCGACGGGTCGATGCTCACCACATCGCCGCCGTACACCGTCGCGGTTCCAAGTCGACGGCCGTCGATCAGCAGATCCACGGTGCCGTCGGCACGGGCCGGCACGCCCCTCAGCACAACACGTGTTCGCAGGACATCGAGTTCGATCACGGTCGCGGCCGCGCGCACGGCCAGGCGCACGCCCGAGGGCTGCGCCTCGGCGCCCAGCAACTGTGGGTCGTCGCACCGCGCACGCGCAGCGCGCGGCAGGCGATGTGGCAGCCGGCCACGGCCGGTGTCTTCGAGTTCGGCGAGTCCGCGGAACAGGTCGACGGTGATCGCGTGCGTGGTGAGTCCGAGGCTCGAAGAGGTCATCCTCACACGCTACGTGCGGTTCACTCCCGCCGGCTGAAGCTCAAGGTCTCCCCGCGTACGCCACCCATCCACAGGTCCTGGCAGGCCTCGGCCATCTCGTCGAGCCCTTCGACGATCGTGCCGAACACATTGCCCGGCACCCAGCCCTGGTCACCGTTGATCAGCAGGTTGTTGCGCCCGTAGAACAGCGCGAGATCGACGATGCCCCCGGTGGTCCCGGTGCCCGTGGTGTTCTCGTAACCGTAGGCGGGGTTGCCCAGATCGTCGGAGTCGAACGAGAACCAGCACAGGTCGCCGGGAATGGGGGTGACGGTGATGTTCTCCTTGCCGGGATCGGCGGGCGCGAAAGCCGGTAGCAGCGTGTAGATCTCGTTGCGCGCGTACTTGCCGTGGAACACCTGCGCCGACAGCGGCAGGGCATCCCAGACGGCCGCACAGGTTCGGGGCGCCACCTCGTCGAGTAACCGCGCGACGCAGCTGACGCCGCGCTTGTCCAACGACACCGTGATGAACCTGCTCAATGTCCCTCCCCTGTGATAACTTTCGGAGTCTTCAAATGCCAGTCGGTGGCGGACTGGTACGCCTGGCCGACACGCAGCACGAGCGCGTCGGCGTGCCGGGGACCGACGACCTGCAGGCCGATCGGCAGTCCGGCCGAGGTGAACCCGCACGGCACGGTCAGCGCCGGTTGCTGGCTCAGGTTGAACGGGTACGTGTACGGCGTCCAACTGGTCCAGTCGGGTGAGTGCCACCCGTCGGGCACGTCCTGCCCGGCCGGGAACGCGGGCAGCGGAAGAGTCGGCGTGATCAGCAGATCGTAGGTCTGGTGGAACCGCCCCATCCGCAGGCCGAGGTCCATCCGGACCGCCGTGGCATCGAGGTAGTCGGCGGCCGAGAACGTCGCGCCGATCGCCGCGGTGCGCCGCAACCCGGGATCGACGCGATCGTCGACGGCGTCGCCGTAGCCCCGCAGGACGTGGGCCTCCCCGGAGAACCACAGCACGTGGAACGCCTCGACCGGGTCGGTGAAACCGGGGTCGACCTCCTCGACGTCGGCTCCGGCAGCGGCGATCACGTCGACGGCGGCGCGTACCGCCGCGTCGACCTCCGGGTCGTTGTGCACGTAGCCGAGATTGGGCGAGTAGGCGACCCGCAGACCCGCGACGCCTGCGTCGAGACCGTCGAGGAACGAGGACGTCGGCGTCGGCATCGCGGTGCCGTCGCGTCCGTCGAAGCGGGTGATCACGTCGAGCAACGCCGCGCAGTCACGTACCGACCGCGTCATGGGGCCGACGTGCGCCAGGCTGCCGAACGCGCTCATCGGGTACAGCGGAACCAGACCGTAGGTCGGTTTGAGCGCGACGGTCCCGGTGAACCCGCCGGGGATACGGACCGATCCCCCGCCATCGGTGCCCACCGACCAGGGCCCCATGCCGAGCGCGACGGCCGCCGCGCTCCCGCCGCTGGATCCGCCCGCGGTCTTGGTGGTGTCCCACGGATTGACGGTCGCCCCGTACCGGTAGGAGTCGGTGACGCCCTTCCACGAGTACTCCGGGGTGGTCGTCTTGCCGAGGATGACCGCGCCCGCCTCACGCAACCGCGCGACACTCGGCGCGTCCTCCTCCCAGGGGCCTGCCTCGTCGATCAGCGTGCTACCGCGCAGGGTCGGCCAGCCACGGGTCCACAGGGCATCCTTGATCGACGTCGGCACCCCGTCGGCCGGTCCCAGCTGTTCGCCTGAGAACCACCGCGCCTCGGACTCTTTCGCGGCACTCAGCGCGCCTTCGTGGTCCACCAGCACGAAGGCGTTCACCGACTTGTCGTAGGAGTCGATCGCGTCGAGCGCAGCCTGGGTGGCCTCGACCGGTGACATCTCCTTGCGCCGGTACGCCTCGACCAGGTCGACGGACATCGGGATCATCGGACCAACCTCCCTGCCCGGCTGATGTAGCCGAGCTTCTTGTCCACCACGTTGAGCAGCGGCTCGCCGGTCAGCCAGCGCCGGACGTTCTCGGCGTACTGCTCGGCGAGGGTGTCCCGCCAGCCGACCACGTCGCCGGACATGTGCGCGGTGATCGTGACATTGGGCGCGTCCCACAGCGGATGGTGGGCGGGCAGCGGTTCGACGTCGAACGCGTCGAGCGTCGCACCGCCGATGCGGTGGTCGGTCAACGCGGTGAGCAGCGCGGCCTCATCGACGACGGGTCCGCGCGCGACGTTGATGAGGTGCGCGTCGGGTTTCATCGCGCCCAGCACGGTATCGTCCACCAGGCCACGGGTCTTGTCGGTCAACGGCACCGCCAGTATCAGGTGGTCACACCAGCCGACCTCGGCGGAAAGATCGCTGCTGGCAACCACTTTGCCGAAGTCGGGATCGTCGTCACGCACCGTGCGGCCCGCACCCCTGACCTCGAGACCTGCCGCGCGCAGCAGGCGTGCGGTCTCCCGGCCGATGCCGCCGGTGCCGACAACGAGCGCGCGGGCACCGGTGACCCGCCTGGTCTCTCGATGCTCCCATCGGTGCTGTCGTTGCAGGTCGAGGCTGCGGCGTGAGTCCTTGGCGTGCGCGATCACCGCGCCCAGGACATACTCGGCGATGGGCCGGTCGAACACCCCGTGCGCGTTGGTGACGACGACGTCGGAGTCGCGCAGCTCATCGAAGAGCAAGGTGTCGACGCCTGCGGCGGTGACGTGGATCCATTCCACCGACTCCGCCTCGGACCACACGTCGCGTACCGCCTTGGAGAAGAAGTCCCACAACAACATTCCGCGCGCACCCCGAACCGCCTCGGCGAGGGTGCCGGCGGTGCAGTACCGGAACTCCACGTCCAGCGCCTCGAGCCCGGGCGGTCGTTCGGATTCTTCTGCGCACAGCACCGCGACGGCCGGACGTCGCTCGCTGACCGCACGGCCAGGGGCCGCACCGGACTGATTGGGTGTCGGCACGCGGTCGAGGGTAGGAACCAACTTGTCCGATTGTCAACAATAAGTTGCGGGGATTCGGACCCGGCCCCACACTGATGCAATGAACGAGTGCCCGCCCTTGGAACAAACCGGAATCGGCGTGGTCGTGCCGTACGACTTCGCGCTTGACCGGGAACTTTGGCGCTGGGTGCCAGACGACATCAGCCTGCATCTGACCCGCACCCCGCATGTCCCGTTGGCCGCGACCATGGAGATGGCCATCTACGTCTCCAATCCGAATCTGCTGGCCCAGGCGTCGGCGAGCCTGCACGCTGTCTCACCCGTCGTGACCGCGTATGCCTGCACATCAGGCAGCTTCGTCGCCGGAGTGACCGGGGAAACCGAGATCGTGGCGGCGATGACGCAGGCCGGGGCGCCGGCCGCCGTCACCACCAGCGGCGCCCTGTTGGCGGCGCTGCAGCACCTCGGCATCTCGGTGATCGCCGCCGTCACGCCCTACACCGCGGATCTCACGACCGGGCTCGTCTCCTACCTCGGTGAGGCCGGCATCGGGGTGACCGCAGCCGCCGGGCTCGACCTGACCTCACACATCTGGACGGTGCCATACGACGTCACCGCCGAACTCGTCCGGAGAATCGACCGTCCCGACGCCGAGGCCATCTTCATCAGTTGCACCAACCTGCCTACGTATGACGTGATCGCCGCGTTGGAAGAGGAACTGGACAAGCCCGTGCTCAGCGCGAACCAGGTCACGATGTGGTCGGCGCTGAGCCGCGCCGGCCACAAGGCCGTCGGCCCCGGTCAGCGCCTGCTGGCGTCATGAAAGTCGAACCGGCGGAGTATGCGGATCGACTGCGGCGCGTGCGCGAGCGCATGCGGACAGAATCGCTGGCCGCGCTGGTGGTGTGCGACCCGGCCAACATCTTCTACCTGACCGGGTACGACGCGTGGTCCTTCTATACCCCTCAGTGCCTGCTCGTCCTCGCCGAGGACGATCCGCACCTGTTCCTGCGGGCGATGGACGCGGGGGGTGCCGCCGCGGCCTGCAACGTGCCGGCCGAGCGAATCCACGGTTACCCCGAGGATCTGGTGCACCGGCCGGACACCCACCCGTTCACGTGGATCGCCGCCGCGGCCCGCAACCTGATATCTGCAGGCGATCCGGTCGGCGTCGAAGGCGACGCCCACTACTTCTCCCCGCGCGGGTACTTCGCGCTGGCCGCCGGCCTTTCGGCAAACCGCTTGGTGGACGCCGGCGAGCTGGTGAACTGGGCTCGGCTGATCAAGTCACCCTATGAGATAGCGCAGTTGCGGATCGCCGGTGCGATCGCAGAGCACGCGATGCGCACTGCGTGCGAGCGAATCGAGGTGGGCCGCAGGCAATGTGATCTCGTCGCCGACATCCTCACCGCGCAGACGACGGGGACGGACGGACACGGCGGTGACTTCCCCGCGATTGTGCCGATGCTGCCGACCGGAGACGGGTCCGGGACGCCGCACTGCACGTGGACCGACCGCCCGTTCCGCGACGGGGAGGCCACCACGATCGAGTTGGCCGGCGTGTTCGGCCGATACCACGCACCGTTGGCCAGGACCGTGATGCTCGGTGAGCCGCCGCAACGCCTCACCGAGACCGCGAAGATCACCGCAGAGGCGATGCAGGCGACGCTCGCGGCGATCCGTCCGGGTGCCACGGGCGCCTCCGTACATCGTGCGTTCGACGAGGTGATCCGGCCGCACGGGTTGCGCAAGGATTCGCGCCTGGGCTACTCGATCGGCATCGGATTCCCGCCGGACTGGGGTGAGCGCACCATCAGCCTGCGCCGCGAGGACACCACCGAACTCGCCGCGGGCATGGCTTTCCACGTCATCCTCGGAATGTGGATGGACGGCTGGGGATACGAACTGTCCGAGCCGATCGTGGTGACTCCCAACGGGTTCGAACGCCTGGCGAACCTGCCGCACGAGCTCACGATCAGGAGGTGACCCGATGAGGTCGTCCACGCTCCCCTACGCCAACCGTGCCGCCGGGTTGGTCGGCTCGGTGATCGACTCCAGTACATCGCTGCTGCACAAGCAGACTCACGACATCGTCCGGTTCGCGATGGGCAGCCCGGCCGCCGAGGCGGTGCCGTCGGAGATCCTGGCGGGTATCGCGGCGGATCAACTCAGCCGGCCCGATGCCTACGACTACGCCGCCACCGAGGGCGATCCGCCGCTGCACGCGGCGCTGCTGCAGATGCTGCACGGCACCAGCGACGAGACGACGGCCGACCGGTTGACGATCACGGCGGGCGGCATGCAGGGCCTCGACCTGTTCTGCAAGATCTTCGTCGACCCTGGGGATCTCGTCGCGGTCGAATCGCCGACCTACACCAACGGCAGCGCGACCGCGCTGTCGTACGGCGCCACGCTGCTGGAGGTACCCGTCGACGACAACGGCATGGACGTCGACGCGCTGGAGCGTCTGGTCACGGCCGCGGGCCGGCGCCCCAAGGCCATCTACACGATTCCGACGTTCCAGAACCCGTCCGGGGTGACACTGTCGCTGGACCGCAGGCTGCGCCTGTTGGAGCTCGCCCGCGACTGGGGATCGATGGTCCTCGACGACGACCCTTACGGTCTGCTGCGTTTCGCCGGCGACCCGCTGCCGACGCTGCGTGAACTGGGCGGCGGTGACCCACTGGTGTTCTCGGTGCGGACGTTCTCGAAGATCGTCGCACCGGGGCTGCGGGTCGGCTGGGTTGACACGGTTCCCGAACTGCAGCCACTACTGATCAACGCCAAGCAGGCGATGGACACGTGCACCAACCTGCCGGCACAGCGTCTGCTCGCGGGTTTCCTCACCGGCGGACACCTCGCGGAGCATCTGGTGACACAGCGCGCCGAGTACAGGCGCCGCAAGGAGGCCATGCTCGAAGCGCTTCGCGAGCACTTCGGCGGTATCGCACGGTGGACCGACCCCGAGGGCGGCTTCTTCCTGTGGGTGACCCTGGACGACGACGTGCACGCCACACCCCTGTTCGACATCGCGCTCGCCGAAGGTGTCGCGTTCATCCCCGGCGCGGCGTTCTCACCGACCGGCAGGTTCGCCAACGCGCTGCGCCTGTGCTTCGCGTCGACGCCACCCGACCGCATCCGCGAGGGGGTCGCGCGGCTGCGGCGCGCGGTCGACGCCCTGCGGAAAGCCTGAGCGAGTGGGCGTCTCGGCTGCCGAGCAGGAGGTGCTGGACCGTCTCGACGAGTCGCTGGTGGTCGACCTGACCGTCGCGCTCGTGCAGGCGGCAGGCGAGAACCCGCCCGGTGAGGAAGCGGCGACCGTTCGCGCGTTGTGCGCGGCCGCGGCCGACCTGGGCCTGGACGTAACCGAAACGGAGGTCGAACCGGGCCGCAACAATGTCCGCGTCAGGCTGAACGGCGGTGCGGGGCCCGGCCTGCTGATGCTCGGGCACACCGACGTCGTCCCGGTCGGCGCGGGCTGGACGACAGATCCGTTCGGCGGAGTGCGGCGCGACGGCCGCATCTACGGACGCGGTGCGGCGGACATGAAAGGCGGGCTCGCCGCGGCACTTTCCGCCATGGCGGCGCTGCGCTCTGTCACGCTGCGCGGTCCCATCGAATTGGCGGCCCTGGTCGACGAAGAGGAGAACGGCAAGGGTGTCCGCGCCTATGTCGATGCCCACTTGGCTGCCGATGTCGATACGGCGAACCAGCGCTATCTGGGGTGCATCACCGCAGAACCGACGGATCTGCAGACGATCATCGGCGCCAGGGGCGCCTCCTACGTGCGGGTCCAGGTTCGTGGGAAAGCGTGCCATGCGGGCAATCCCGACGACGGCGCGAACGCGATCTACGGTGCGGCCGCCGCGATCTCTGAGATCGAGCGGCTGCACGCCGAGCTCGCCGACCGTCCACATCCGCTGCTGGGCGCCGCGACATGGAGCGTCGGACAGGTGCAGGGCGGGACCGCGGGCGCCATCGTCCCGGACGAATGCGTGGTGATCGCCGACCGCAGGCTGCTGCCCGGTGAGTCGGGCGCGGCAGTGGTCGACGACCTGCGCGCGCGCCTCGCGGGGCTGGCCGACCGCGGTCTGACCGTCGAGGTGTCGATGCCGATGGAGATGCCGCCGTTCCAAACGTCCGCCGACGCAGATCTGGTCCGGATCGCCGAATCCGCGCTGAGCGACGCAGGTGGTCCCGGCCTGCCCGTCGCGGGTTGGACGGCCGCGTGCGACGGCGGGTTCATCGCCCGCGACCTCGGTGTCCCGGTCGTGGTGCTCGGGCCGGGCTCGGTGACCGATGAGGCGCACCGCGCCGACGAATCCGTGCCTGTCGACCAGCTTGTCGTCGCGGCCCGCACTTATGTGCTGACGGCGCTGCGGCTGTTGGGTTAGCCGCGCCGCAACGCGGCGGCGATCAGTTGGGCGAGATGCACGGGCCGCCGTGGTGTGCCCTGGGCGATCTGGGTGCGACAACTGAAGCCGTCGGCGACAATCGCCGTCGTTGGCGCCGCATCGCGTACCGCAGGGAGCAGGACCCGCTCACCGGCGGCCTTCGACACCTCGTAATGGCCGCGTTCGAATCCGAAATTGCCTGCCAGGCCGCAACATCCCGAGTCCGGAATGGTTGCCTCGATGCCCGCGGCGGCCATCATCGACCGCTCGGCGTCGAAACCCAGCACCGCGTGCTGGTGGCAGTGTGTCTGCACCAGCGCCTGCCCGCCGACATGCGGCGGTGTCCAGTCCGACAGGAACTGGGCGAAGGTCTGCGTGGCATCGGCCGCCGCGCTCGCCAACGGGTTGTCCGGCAGCAACGCGGGCGCGTCGTGACGCAGCGCCGCAAGGCAACTGGGTTCCAGACCCACGATCGGCAGCCCCGCCCGCAACTGCGGGGCCAGCGTCGCCAGGGTGCGCTCGAGCACCTTCTTGGCCCTCGTCAGTTGGCCGGTGGAGATCCAGGTCAACCCACAGCACACGGTTTTCTCCGGCAGCACCACGTCGTACCCGGCGGCCTCAAGCACCTCGACGGCCGACTTGCCGACGTCGGGGGCGAGGAAGTTGGTGAACGTGTCAGGCCACAACAGCACCGGCCTCTTGGCACCACCGGAGGCCGGGCGACGGCCGGCGAACCACTCGGTGAAGGTCTGCGCGGCGAAGGCCGGGATCTCACGTTGCGGCGCGATGCCGCCGAGTCGTTTGGTCAGCGGAAACCGCGCCAGCCGGTTGGCCAGGCGCGGCGCCCTCGCCGCCAGCCGGGCCGAGAACGGCAACCAACCCATCGACCAGTGCGAGAGGGGACGGGCCCACGGCCGTCCGGCGTAGTGGTGATGGGTGAATTCCGCCTTGTACGTGGCCATGTCGACGTTGACGGGGCAATCGGAGAGACAGCCTTTGCACGACAGGCACAGATCCAGTGCGTCGCGCACCTCGGTCGAGCGCCAGCCGTCGGCGACCACGTCACCCTGCAGCATCTCCCACAGCAGCCGCGCCCGTCCCCGCGTCGAGTGGAGTTCCTCGCGCGTGACCTGATAGCTCGGGCACATCACCCCGCCGGAATGCTGACGGCACTTGCCGATTCCGACGCAGCGGCGTTGCGCCTGCGCGAAGTCGTGATCGTCGTCGGCGTAGCTGAACAGCGTCAGCAGTTTGCGGTCCTTCGCAGGACCGTCGTGCCGGATTCCTGCGTTGACCGCCGGTGGGTCGACGATCACACCCGGGTTCATGATCCGAGCGGGATCCCAGATGTCTTTCAACTCGGCCAGCAGCGCGACACCGTCTTCGCCGTACATGCGGGCGAGCAGTGCCGAGCGTGCCCGTCCGTCGCCGTGCTCGCCGGACACGGAACCACCCAGCGACACCACGAGATCAGTGGCCTGCTCGACGAATTCGCGGTAGTCCGCCAGTCCTGCCGCGCTGAGCAGATCGAAATCGATGCGCATGTGCATGCAGCCTTCGCCGAAGTGACCGTACGACGCCCCTGACAGCCCGTACCGTCCGAGCAGATCGTCGAGCCCACGCAGGTAGTCGCCGAGGCGCTGCGGCGGGACCGCGGCATCCTCCCATCCTCCCCACGCCTCGGCGCCGTCGGCGCGGCGGGTGGCGAGGCCCGCCGCGTCGGTGCGGCACCGCCACAACACGCGCTGCGCGCCAGGTTCGGTCACCAGTGACGACGTGGCCGGTGAGCCCGAGTCGCGCAACTCTTCGAGCATCTTCTCGGCCGCCACCGCCGCCGATGCCCGGTCCGCGCCGGCCATCTCGACCAGAAGCCACGCCCGACCCGGTGGGAGCCCGGCTTCCGTCGCGGCCGTGCGCACTTCGGCGGGCAGCCGTTCGACGAGG
This genomic window from Mycolicibacterium goodii contains:
- a CDS encoding DinB family protein, with product MPPNAITNGTERDLIEDLLDRNREALIATTRGLSETDARRKLVPSLTTPISLIKHAAAAERIWFQRFWAGLDESECDGYSRRDEGTFAVADDETLADVIAEFERASQRSREIASRFALDDIKHSPREGTVSMRWTLLMFIQKFARHAGHGDILREQIDDLNAEDG
- a CDS encoding DUF3830 family protein, coding for MSRFITVSLDKRGVSCVARLLDEVAPRTCAAVWDALPLSAQVFHGKYARNEIYTLLPAFAPADPGKENITVTPIPGDLCWFSFDSDDLGNPAYGYENTTGTGTTGGIVDLALFYGRNNLLINGDQGWVPGNVFGTIVEGLDEMAEACQDLWMGGVRGETLSFSRRE
- a CDS encoding maleate cis-trans isomerase family protein, with amino-acid sequence MNECPPLEQTGIGVVVPYDFALDRELWRWVPDDISLHLTRTPHVPLAATMEMAIYVSNPNLLAQASASLHAVSPVVTAYACTSGSFVAGVTGETEIVAAMTQAGAPAAVTTSGALLAALQHLGISVIAAVTPYTADLTTGLVSYLGEAGIGVTAAAGLDLTSHIWTVPYDVTAELVRRIDRPDAEAIFISCTNLPTYDVIAALEEELDKPVLSANQVTMWSALSRAGHKAVGPGQRLLAS
- a CDS encoding FAD-binding and (Fe-S)-binding domain-containing protein encodes the protein MITSAQYDAHRLARELATELRGTVGSDTRSRALYAADASNYRAVPDLVVVPADAEDLATAVTLVAAAGAPVTMRGGGTSMAGNAIGGVVIDASRHVNRILAIDAEARTAVVEPGVVLTDLLAAALPHGLTFGADPSSASRATLGGMIANNACGAHSVAWGTTADNVRSLDILLADGTRCTVESVGNRSELAARPGREGDLHRRLQDFVDRHELVIRRRFGQFTRQISGYALHRLLPENGYDIAGLLCGSEGSLAATLRATVSLTPLPAAKVLCVLGFGDSVTAAECVPLVLRHEPLTMESINIDLVERLPAEVRTAATEAGLPPGRAWLLVEMAGADRASAAVAAEKMLEELRDSGSPATSSLVTEPGAQRVLWRCRTDAAGLATRRADGAEAWGGWEDAAVPPQRLGDYLRGLDDLLGRYGLSGASYGHFGEGCMHMRIDFDLLSAAGLADYREFVEQATDLVVSLGGSVSGEHGDGRARSALLARMYGEDGVALLAELKDIWDPARIMNPGVIVDPPAVNAGIRHDGPAKDRKLLTLFSYADDDHDFAQAQRRCVGIGKCRQHSGGVMCPSYQVTREELHSTRGRARLLWEMLQGDVVADGWRSTEVRDALDLCLSCKGCLSDCPVNVDMATYKAEFTHHHYAGRPWARPLSHWSMGWLPFSARLAARAPRLANRLARFPLTKRLGGIAPQREIPAFAAQTFTEWFAGRRPASGGAKRPVLLWPDTFTNFLAPDVGKSAVEVLEAAGYDVVLPEKTVCCGLTWISTGQLTRAKKVLERTLATLAPQLRAGLPIVGLEPSCLAALRHDAPALLPDNPLASAAADATQTFAQFLSDWTPPHVGGQALVQTHCHQHAVLGFDAERSMMAAAGIEATIPDSGCCGLAGNFGFERGHYEVSKAAGERVLLPAVRDAAPTTAIVADGFSCRTQIAQGTPRRPVHLAQLIAAALRRG
- a CDS encoding D-2-hydroxyacid dehydrogenase — its product is MPTPNQSGAAPGRAVSERRPAVAVLCAEESERPPGLEALDVEFRYCTAGTLAEAVRGARGMLLWDFFSKAVRDVWSEAESVEWIHVTAAGVDTLLFDELRDSDVVVTNAHGVFDRPIAEYVLGAVIAHAKDSRRSLDLQRQHRWEHRETRRVTGARALVVGTGGIGRETARLLRAAGLEVRGAGRTVRDDDPDFGKVVASSDLSAEVGWCDHLILAVPLTDKTRGLVDDTVLGAMKPDAHLINVARGPVVDEAALLTALTDHRIGGATLDAFDVEPLPAHHPLWDAPNVTITAHMSGDVVGWRDTLAEQYAENVRRWLTGEPLLNVVDKKLGYISRAGRLVR
- a CDS encoding amidase — encoded protein: MIPMSVDLVEAYRRKEMSPVEATQAALDAIDSYDKSVNAFVLVDHEGALSAAKESEARWFSGEQLGPADGVPTSIKDALWTRGWPTLRGSTLIDEAGPWEEDAPSVARLREAGAVILGKTTTPEYSWKGVTDSYRYGATVNPWDTTKTAGGSSGGSAAAVALGMGPWSVGTDGGGSVRIPGGFTGTVALKPTYGLVPLYPMSAFGSLAHVGPMTRSVRDCAALLDVITRFDGRDGTAMPTPTSSFLDGLDAGVAGLRVAYSPNLGYVHNDPEVDAAVRAAVDVIAAAGADVEEVDPGFTDPVEAFHVLWFSGEAHVLRGYGDAVDDRVDPGLRRTAAIGATFSAADYLDATAVRMDLGLRMGRFHQTYDLLITPTLPLPAFPAGQDVPDGWHSPDWTSWTPYTYPFNLSQQPALTVPCGFTSAGLPIGLQVVGPRHADALVLRVGQAYQSATDWHLKTPKVITGEGH
- a CDS encoding PLP-dependent aminotransferase family protein, with protein sequence MRSSTLPYANRAAGLVGSVIDSSTSLLHKQTHDIVRFAMGSPAAEAVPSEILAGIAADQLSRPDAYDYAATEGDPPLHAALLQMLHGTSDETTADRLTITAGGMQGLDLFCKIFVDPGDLVAVESPTYTNGSATALSYGATLLEVPVDDNGMDVDALERLVTAAGRRPKAIYTIPTFQNPSGVTLSLDRRLRLLELARDWGSMVLDDDPYGLLRFAGDPLPTLRELGGGDPLVFSVRTFSKIVAPGLRVGWVDTVPELQPLLINAKQAMDTCTNLPAQRLLAGFLTGGHLAEHLVTQRAEYRRRKEAMLEALREHFGGIARWTDPEGGFFLWVTLDDDVHATPLFDIALAEGVAFIPGAAFSPTGRFANALRLCFASTPPDRIREGVARLRRAVDALRKA
- a CDS encoding M24 family metallopeptidase, which codes for MKVEPAEYADRLRRVRERMRTESLAALVVCDPANIFYLTGYDAWSFYTPQCLLVLAEDDPHLFLRAMDAGGAAAACNVPAERIHGYPEDLVHRPDTHPFTWIAAAARNLISAGDPVGVEGDAHYFSPRGYFALAAGLSANRLVDAGELVNWARLIKSPYEIAQLRIAGAIAEHAMRTACERIEVGRRQCDLVADILTAQTTGTDGHGGDFPAIVPMLPTGDGSGTPHCTWTDRPFRDGEATTIELAGVFGRYHAPLARTVMLGEPPQRLTETAKITAEAMQATLAAIRPGATGASVHRAFDEVIRPHGLRKDSRLGYSIGIGFPPDWGERTISLRREDTTELAAGMAFHVILGMWMDGWGYELSEPIVVTPNGFERLANLPHELTIRR
- a CDS encoding SGNH/GDSL hydrolase family protein; translated protein: MTSSSLGLTTHAITVDLFRGLAELEDTGRGRLPHRLPRAARARCDDPQLLGAEAQPSGVRLAVRAAATVIELDVLRTRVVLRGVPARADGTVDLLIDGRRLGTATVYGGDVVSIDPSTGVTETAPGEVATLRFDGLPAQDKTIEVWLPHYERTEVVAVRTDAPIAPAHNDRPTWVHHGSSISQGSNADTPSTTWPALVASDADLDLVNLGFSGSAMLDPFVARVIRDRPADLISIKIGINLVNADLMRRRAFGPAVHGFLDTIRDGHPSTPLIVIGPLHCRIHETTPGPGSFDVDALASGTVRFVALGDPADALVPNAGLRRLTLGGIRDQLAEIMAGRQADDPHLTYVDGLDLYGHADEAAHPLPDNLHPDAATHRLIAERFVALTRPGRLVGTHA
- a CDS encoding M20 family metallopeptidase, yielding MGVSAAEQEVLDRLDESLVVDLTVALVQAAGENPPGEEAATVRALCAAAADLGLDVTETEVEPGRNNVRVRLNGGAGPGLLMLGHTDVVPVGAGWTTDPFGGVRRDGRIYGRGAADMKGGLAAALSAMAALRSVTLRGPIELAALVDEEENGKGVRAYVDAHLAADVDTANQRYLGCITAEPTDLQTIIGARGASYVRVQVRGKACHAGNPDDGANAIYGAAAAISEIERLHAELADRPHPLLGAATWSVGQVQGGTAGAIVPDECVVIADRRLLPGESGAAVVDDLRARLAGLADRGLTVEVSMPMEMPPFQTSADADLVRIAESALSDAGGPGLPVAGWTAACDGGFIARDLGVPVVVLGPGSVTDEAHRADESVPVDQLVVAARTYVLTALRLLG